Proteins from a single region of Candidatus Bathyarchaeota archaeon:
- a CDS encoding glycosyltransferase family 39 protein, producing the protein MSTKALLDKIPKSAKIAVIIVLMVKIIVFTIGYVVTYINNGPASPLTIMGDMFYRWDASNYVDIAQNWYVNTGNQANFIVFFPLYPLIIRAVTVDLSCIKLTALIVSNISSLVAFFYLYKLAKLEFNESVAVKAMLFLSVFPTAYFLSAPYTEGLFFALVIAAFYYARLGKWYLTGAFSLFASLTRLAGLLLLPVFLVEYFHQKGWKPKADLKILWAFSPLAGFLIYLNINNQVTGNPFTFMTVEATHWFNTFDPLLGLKRAFGLVTTASYPDVITIGIAPLFFAILGLLIVGFAVWRRLRPSYIVYMFLSWGLAVSTSWWISVPRYIMAMFPMFLLLGLLTNRKEVNAVIVLASGAALCYFTVFFALGWWAF; encoded by the coding sequence GTGAGCACCAAAGCACTGTTAGATAAGATTCCTAAGTCAGCAAAAATAGCGGTTATCATCGTTTTAATGGTTAAAATTATTGTTTTCACCATAGGTTACGTGGTAACTTACATCAATAATGGTCCTGCCTCGCCATTAACTATAATGGGGGACATGTTTTACCGTTGGGATGCATCAAACTACGTTGACATTGCACAGAATTGGTATGTTAACACTGGTAACCAAGCGAACTTTATCGTTTTTTTTCCTCTCTACCCGCTTATTATTCGGGCAGTCACGGTTGATTTAAGCTGCATCAAGCTCACAGCACTTATAGTTTCAAACATCAGCAGTTTAGTCGCCTTCTTCTACCTTTACAAACTGGCAAAATTAGAATTCAACGAGAGCGTAGCCGTGAAAGCCATGCTATTTTTGAGCGTTTTTCCAACAGCATACTTTCTATCTGCGCCCTACACAGAAGGGCTCTTTTTCGCCTTAGTAATCGCTGCTTTTTACTATGCACGGCTCGGCAAATGGTATCTTACAGGGGCATTTAGTTTGTTTGCATCCTTAACAAGGCTAGCTGGGCTGCTGCTTTTGCCTGTGTTTCTAGTAGAGTATTTTCATCAGAAAGGTTGGAAACCAAAGGCAGACTTGAAAATTCTTTGGGCGTTTTCACCGTTGGCTGGCTTTCTGATTTACCTTAACATCAACAATCAGGTTACCGGAAACCCCTTTACATTTATGACAGTAGAAGCAACGCACTGGTTTAACACGTTTGACCCATTGCTCGGTTTGAAGAGAGCGTTTGGTTTGGTAACGACCGCATCTTATCCAGACGTTATTACCATTGGTATTGCACCACTGTTTTTTGCTATCTTGGGACTTTTGATAGTTGGGTTTGCTGTTTGGCGGCGTCTGCGTCCCTCTTACATCGTTTACATGTTTCTCTCTTGGGGTCTTGCAGTTTCAACGTCATGGTGGATTAGTGTTCCCCGCTACATCATGGCAATGTTTCCAATGTTCTTGCTGCTTGGGCTACTTACTAACAGAAAAGAAGTAAATGCTGTAATAGTGCTTGCGTCAGGGGCAGCGTTGTGTTATTTTACAGTGTTCTTTGCGTTAGGTTGGTGGGCGTTTTAA
- the asnS gene encoding asparagine--tRNA ligase, which produces MALVKISQILEDKYTDQKIAVRGWVYRKREGKELIFLLIRDSTGVIQCTVKKNSPCWIEAQKLTIESSLSLEGTVKEDKRAPGGYEIGAEAICIIGLAETFPIAKDKSEEFIRDMRHLWLRSRKMNLVMKVRAEVLEASRRYFKTQDFTEVSPPMFISAAVEGGSTLFGLKYFDQDLYLTQSSQLYLEILIYSLEKVYCIAPSFRAEKSRTIRHLTEYWHMEGEWPFADMNDLMNFEEGLMTYVCHTVGASCQKEFKELGADITKLQAVKTPFPRITYKEAIEKLKSKNPQLSWGSDLGYEDEKALADEFGKPFFVYDYPTEIKAFYCKTYRDHPEVAMSVDMMVPRIGEISTGGAREDNKDTLIERMKQQGLKPEDYEWYLDLRRYGTVPHVGFGMGLERLLVWMLDLDNIIDAIPFPRTTRRFYP; this is translated from the coding sequence ATGGCACTTGTGAAAATAAGCCAAATACTAGAAGACAAATACACGGATCAAAAAATAGCAGTCCGCGGTTGGGTCTACCGCAAGCGTGAAGGAAAAGAACTCATCTTCTTGCTAATTCGTGACTCCACAGGTGTAATCCAGTGCACTGTAAAGAAAAACAGCCCTTGCTGGATTGAAGCGCAAAAATTAACAATAGAATCTTCACTTTCACTTGAAGGCACCGTTAAAGAAGACAAGCGGGCTCCAGGCGGATATGAAATCGGTGCTGAAGCCATCTGTATTATTGGTTTGGCTGAAACTTTCCCGATTGCAAAGGATAAAAGTGAAGAATTCATCCGCGACATGCGCCACTTGTGGTTAAGAAGCAGAAAAATGAACTTGGTTATGAAAGTCCGAGCCGAAGTGTTAGAAGCATCACGCCGATACTTCAAAACCCAAGACTTCACGGAAGTTTCACCGCCGATGTTCATTTCAGCAGCTGTAGAAGGCGGCTCCACGCTTTTCGGCTTAAAATATTTCGACCAGGACCTCTACTTAACACAGAGTAGCCAACTCTACCTTGAAATCCTAATCTACTCATTAGAGAAAGTCTACTGTATTGCTCCTTCGTTCCGTGCGGAAAAAAGTCGAACTATTCGGCACTTAACCGAATATTGGCATATGGAGGGCGAGTGGCCTTTCGCAGACATGAATGACTTAATGAATTTTGAGGAAGGCTTAATGACTTATGTTTGCCACACTGTTGGCGCGTCATGCCAAAAAGAATTCAAGGAATTAGGCGCTGATATCACTAAACTCCAAGCCGTGAAGACGCCGTTTCCAAGAATAACTTACAAAGAAGCCATTGAGAAACTTAAATCGAAGAATCCTCAGTTGTCTTGGGGCTCTGACCTCGGCTACGAGGATGAGAAGGCGCTAGCTGACGAGTTCGGCAAGCCCTTCTTTGTCTACGATTACCCAACTGAGATTAAAGCTTTTTACTGCAAGACCTACCGTGACCACCCAGAAGTCGCCATGTCCGTTGACATGATGGTGCCACGCATAGGCGAAATCAGCACCGGCGGCGCAAGAGAAGACAACAAAGACACACTTATCGAACGCATGAAGCAACAGGGCTTAAAACCCGAAGACTACGAATGGTACCTTGACCTCAGACGATATGGCACTGTGCCGCATGTCGGTTTCGGAATGGGGTTAGAGCGCTTGCTGGTGTGGATGCTTGACTTAGACAACATAATTGACGCCATACCATTCCCAAGAACTACGAGAAGATTTTATCCTTAA
- a CDS encoding MFS transporter, translated as MASLFRGESAVLRGNFLIITISWIIFFFAQPIPDTYASLFYLHLGADVFLISIIGFVGSIAIALVQFPGGYLADKHGRRWLIVSMTFGIAIGSLFFIFAPSWHFIMIGLLIQNLCSIYGPALMAMVIDSLPPQNRGAGFSFQSVVSTLVLLPAPIIAQYLVATFNFDLGMRIAYTIASVAYFSAAILRFKLKETLPASAGTIRPNLISVLRQYPKAVKEGLSVWRKVPKSAFNLFLAIIIINGLVVSCQTYFVVYATYELGISETQWAIVVAFRYLSIAIPAIIAGLSMDVLGKKRFLILGYLLYVPGMLLFINADFNMLLLAFFFFGLGNLLQLNSYQVLMGDLIPRGLRGTVTGCLQFFMFIAQALLQVLIGFLYAFVSPQLPFLLLAITAIPLSVFVFWQVYEPAVKEV; from the coding sequence ATGGCATCGCTTTTCCGCGGAGAATCCGCTGTCCTGAGAGGCAACTTTCTAATCATAACTATTAGCTGGATAATATTCTTCTTTGCGCAGCCAATCCCAGACACGTATGCTAGTCTTTTCTACCTGCATTTAGGCGCTGACGTGTTTTTGATTTCAATAATAGGATTTGTTGGCTCCATCGCAATCGCTCTTGTGCAATTTCCAGGCGGATACCTTGCGGATAAACATGGCAGAAGATGGCTAATTGTCTCTATGACTTTTGGGATAGCCATCGGCAGTTTGTTTTTCATTTTTGCGCCATCATGGCACTTCATAATGATAGGGTTACTTATCCAAAACTTGTGCTCCATTTACGGTCCAGCCCTGATGGCAATGGTTATCGATTCACTGCCGCCTCAGAACAGGGGGGCTGGGTTTAGTTTCCAATCAGTGGTTTCAACTCTAGTTTTGTTACCTGCCCCAATTATCGCTCAATATTTGGTTGCCACTTTTAATTTCGACTTAGGCATGCGGATAGCCTACACTATAGCTTCTGTTGCTTACTTTTCAGCAGCCATCCTAAGATTCAAGCTCAAAGAAACCCTGCCTGCGAGTGCCGGAACAATACGACCTAATCTAATCAGTGTTTTACGCCAATACCCTAAAGCAGTAAAAGAAGGCTTGAGCGTCTGGCGAAAAGTTCCCAAATCAGCCTTTAACCTTTTTTTAGCAATCATAATCATCAACGGCTTAGTTGTCAGCTGCCAAACTTACTTTGTTGTTTACGCCACCTACGAGCTTGGAATCTCAGAGACGCAATGGGCAATCGTTGTGGCGTTCCGATATTTGAGCATCGCCATCCCAGCCATCATCGCTGGTTTAAGCATGGATGTCTTGGGGAAAAAACGGTTCCTAATACTGGGCTATTTACTCTATGTTCCAGGCATGCTCCTTTTCATAAACGCCGATTTTAACATGTTGTTGCTTGCATTTTTCTTCTTTGGATTAGGCAACCTTTTGCAGCTGAACAGCTATCAGGTTTTGATGGGTGATTTAATTCCCAGAGGTTTGAGGGGGACAGTCACGGGGTGCTTGCAATTTTTCATGTTTATAGCGCAAGCGCTCCTGCAGGTGCTTATCGGCTTTCTGTACGCTTTTGTTTCGCCGCAGCTTCCGTTTCTTTTGCTAGCAATAACTGCAATACCGCTCTCAGTTTTTGTTTTCTGGCAAGTTTACGAGCCAGCAGTTAAAGAGGTATAA
- a CDS encoding cation-efflux pump produces MQSAQEGNHKLKALKISAVAIFSVVIVEVIIGLIVNSLAILSDGLHALLDALSMVMLFFAVRASIKPPDEEHTYGHEKFETIGGLIGGIVLIAVAILIFYEAAIRLIENTQITAGVEFAGFIAIGYALFISLLRVTVFRKVQHLESSSMKAGLYDAIADLSSTLIALLGFGLATVGIFNADAFASIFLGVMLSYLSIKLVKSSVMELSDTASRELVQKTRKAISSCDGVVKTENLKVRKVSSKIFVEASVQVPKVMSLEEAHSLASKIETCLKEQMGTVEATIHIEPFDKGTKLDELVEKLATADGVKEVHEISTIYAGGKLYITLHAYVNPELSVEEAHKIAETIEQRMHAGIKPLENVTVHIEPSGVAIPTAEIDNAQLRKVIEKTAKGIATNLRIKRVVTYVSEGKRYINIDCCFTKQVQIKEAHRLASQVEKETKEQFANAVVTVHIEPEGI; encoded by the coding sequence ATGCAAAGCGCCCAAGAAGGAAACCATAAACTTAAAGCGCTCAAAATTTCAGCTGTTGCAATCTTTAGTGTTGTAATCGTTGAGGTTATAATAGGCTTAATCGTTAACAGCCTTGCTATACTTAGCGACGGTTTACATGCACTTTTGGACGCCTTATCGATGGTTATGCTGTTTTTTGCTGTTCGCGCTTCAATTAAGCCTCCGGACGAGGAGCACACTTATGGGCACGAAAAATTTGAAACAATAGGCGGACTAATCGGGGGCATAGTCCTAATTGCTGTGGCTATTCTGATTTTCTATGAAGCCGCTATTCGATTAATTGAAAACACTCAGATTACTGCTGGCGTGGAGTTTGCAGGTTTCATAGCTATTGGTTATGCGCTTTTCATCTCTTTGCTTAGGGTCACCGTTTTTAGAAAAGTCCAGCACCTTGAAAGCTCGTCAATGAAGGCGGGTCTATACGATGCTATCGCAGACTTAAGCTCAACTCTGATAGCTTTGCTTGGTTTTGGCTTAGCCACTGTGGGAATTTTTAATGCAGACGCCTTTGCCTCCATCTTTCTTGGCGTTATGCTTAGCTATTTGAGCATCAAACTTGTGAAATCAAGCGTTATGGAACTCAGTGACACTGCCTCAAGAGAACTGGTTCAAAAAACAAGGAAGGCTATTTCTTCTTGTGATGGTGTGGTGAAAACTGAAAATCTTAAGGTTCGTAAAGTAAGTTCCAAGATTTTCGTTGAGGCGTCAGTTCAAGTTCCAAAAGTGATGAGTCTAGAAGAAGCGCATTCTTTAGCGTCAAAGATTGAAACTTGCCTGAAGGAGCAAATGGGCACTGTTGAAGCAACTATTCACATTGAACCTTTCGATAAGGGCACTAAACTGGATGAATTAGTAGAGAAGCTGGCGACCGCTGACGGTGTAAAAGAAGTGCACGAGATATCCACAATTTATGCTGGCGGCAAGCTATACATCACCCTGCATGCCTATGTTAACCCTGAATTGTCAGTTGAAGAAGCGCACAAAATTGCAGAGACCATTGAACAAAGAATGCATGCAGGCATAAAGCCTCTAGAAAACGTTACAGTGCACATAGAGCCTTCAGGCGTTGCTATTCCAACTGCAGAAATAGACAATGCGCAGCTCCGAAAAGTAATTGAGAAAACAGCTAAAGGTATTGCAACAAACCTGCGTATTAAACGAGTCGTAACTTATGTTTCTGAAGGCAAACGCTATATCAACATTGACTGCTGTTTTACCAAGCAAGTGCAGATAAAGGAAGCGCACAGGTTAGCTTCACAGGTTGAAAAGGAAACTAAGGAGCAGTTTGCAAACGCTGTGGTTACGGTGCACATAGAGCCAGAAGGCATATAG